The Halanaerobium saccharolyticum subsp. saccharolyticum DSM 6643 genomic sequence TAAATCTATAGGCACCTGCTTTAGTAAATATATTTATATAAATAAAAATGACTGCAATTAATATATTTCTAGATATCTATAGAATTACCTGTATTTTATTTTAAAATTTATATTTTTTAAGTCAATATAGTTCCTATAATATTAATTATTAATCTGATTTATTCTAAATAAACTGTTTTCATTGGAGCGAAACAAATATCAGAAAATTAATAAATCAAAATAATACTTTTGCTTGATAAAGGATTGTGTTATAATAATTCTTAAGATATTTTTTATCATTTTCGCATATAAATAGTAGCGAGAAGATAGAATTCTAATTTAAAGGAGGAAAAATTTAATGAAAAAGAGTTTAGTATTAATTTTAGTTCTGTTGGCAGTAGTAACTTTAAGTACCGGTGTAATGGCTCAGCGCTATGTAGTAGGAACAAATGCAAGCTTTCCACCCTTTGAGTATGTAGAAGATGGTGAAATTGTAGGTTTTGATATTGATTTAGTTAAAGAAATTGCTGAACTTCAGGGTTTTGAAGTGGAATTTAGAGATATTAGTTTTGATTCTTTAATTCCTGGTTTAGCTTCGGGAAGTCTTGATATTGTTGCAGCGGGTATGACAATTACTGAGGCAAGAAAAGAAGTTGTAGCTTTTTCTGATCCATATTATTCCGCCAATCAGTCAGTTCTAGTACATCAAGATTCAGAAGAAGATCTAACTGTTTTATTTGGTGATAATGATATTGGTGTTCAAACTGGAACAACTGGAGACACCTGGGTTAGAGAAAAATTGATGGAGCGAGATATTTTAACAGGGGATATCAGAAACTATGATTCCTATGTATTTGTTATTCGAGATTTAGCAAATGAAAATATTGATGCAGCAGTTTTAGACAAACCAGTTGCAGAAACTTATAGTAAAAATAATCCTGTTAAAGTAGTTGCAGAATTAATTACTGGTGAAGAATATGGTATTGCAGTATCTAAAAATAATTCAGAGCTGCAGAAAGAAATCAACGAAGGTCTTGCAAAAGTGATAGAAAATGGAACAATGGATGAATTAATCGAGAAATATTTTTAATAGAATATAATTAGGCTTTCCCTTTATAAATTAAATTCATAAAGGGAAGCCTTTTAAATTTTTATTTTTGTGAAGATATTACTTTTTTGAAAAATAATTTTACTTTTGAATGTTTAATAAGCAACTATAAATTAAGCTTTGTAGAGTGGAATTATTAATTTGATTTTTTTAAAACTAAAATTGGGAAAGGATCGATTATGGATAAATTAGAATTAATTCAAGAAGCACTACCTTATCTATTAGAAGGAACATGGATTACGGTTCAGCTTAGTTTCTGGAGTCTTTTAATTGGTATAGTAGTAGGTCTTCCGATAGCTTTTGCTCAGGTATATGGGAATAAAATATTAAAAGGATTTGTTGCAGTCTATGAACGATTGGCGAGAAGTATTCCATTATTAGTGATGCTTTTGCTTTTAAATTATGGGCTGCCAATGTTGGGTTTAAGAATACCTGTTTTTAGAGCTGCGGTGCTTGGGATTGGACTTAGGTCAGCAGCTTATCAATCTCAAATTTATAGAGGCGCTATTCAGTCAGTTGGAGGTTCACAGATGAAAGCTGCGCTTTCACTTGGAATGAGTAAAATGAAAGCTTTTTTTCATATTATAGCACCACAGGCAATTAGAATTGCAATTCCTCCAGTTGCTAATGAATCAGCAATAGTACTAAAAGATACTTCTCTTGCTTTTACAATAGGTGTTGTAGAGCTTTTAAGACAGGGAGAATATTTTATTGCAACTTCGAATGAGCCAATGGTTATTTATTTAACTATTGCAGCAATTTATTTTATTTTAACAACTATAGTTAATGGAGGTCTATCCCTTTTTGAGAAAAAATATCAGATTCCAGGGATAGGTATTGAAGGAGGACATTCAGATGCCTACTAAGCATTTATTAAAAATAGAAGATTTACATCACAGTTTTGGAGAAGAAGAGGTACTCAAAGGAATCTCTTTTTCGCTTGACAAAGGAGAAACTAAAGTAATTGTTGGTCCGAGTGGGACAGGCAAAAGTACAATTTTAAATAATATTATTCGTCTTGTACCACCCAAAAAGGGTAAAATTTATTTGGAGGAGACTGAGATTACAGCTGCTAAAAAAATAAATAAAATCAGACAGCAAATTGGATTTGTTTTTCAGGATTTTGGTTTATTTAATCACCTGACAGCAAAAGGGAACATAATGATTGGTTTGACTAAAGTTAAAAAAATGAATAAAAAAGAGGCGGAAGAACTTGCTCTTTTCGAACTTGACCGGGTAGGATTAAAACAGTATGCTGATTCTTATCCTTCTCAATTATCTGGAGGACAAAAACAGCGAGTCGGAATTGCTAGGGCATTAGCTATGCAGCCTAAACTTATTTTATTTGATGAACCTACTTCTTCCCTGGACCCTGAGCTAACTGGTGAGGTACTTAAAGTTATGCGCAATTTGGCTGAAGAGGGAATGACAATGCTGGTTGTGACACATGAGATGGGTTTTGCGCGCAGTGTTGCTGATGAATTAATTTTTATGGAAGCTGGCAATATTGTAGAACAGGGTGATCCAGAAAAATTATTTACAGAGCCAGAGCATCAACGAACCAGAGAATTTCTTTTTCAATTGACTGATTTATATGGTGAGGGTGAGAACTAATGCTAGATATTTTTATGGAGTATTACCCCTTATTTTTAAGAGGGCTAGGAGTTACAGTTTTTGTAACAATAATTTCCTGTTTTTCAGGAACAATTTTAGGTACTTTACTGGCTTTAGGAAAAATTTATGGAAATAAATATATATCAGCTTTGACTAGGATTTTTATTTCTATTATTAGAGGAACTCCACTTTTAGTTCAGCTTTTTATAATATATTATGGTCTGCCTTCTTATGGTGTTAGATTAACTCCAATCACAGCAGCAATTATTAGTTTTATAATTAACAGTGGGGCTTATCAGGCAGAGTATCTGCGCGGATCTATCCAATCAATCAGCGGCAGTCAGTTAAAGGCTGCACAATCAATTGGAATGACAAAATGGCAGGGAATTAGACATATAGTTTTACCTCAGGCATTGAGGCGTGTTATTCCTTCCTGGACTAATGAATTTATTTATATGATTAAATATTCTTCACTTGCTTATGTTATTGGGGCTAAAGAATTAATGACAGAAGGTAAATTAATAGCCAGCCGCAACTACCAGTTTTTTAATGTCTATTTTGTAGTAGCTTTGATTTACTTAATTGTAATTATAATTTTTGTTTATTTATTTAATCGTTTGGAGAAAAAAGTTACAATTCCTTAAATCTTAAACAGAGATGCAACTAAAAATATATTTTATATGTTATATAAACTTCGAATTTGAGGCTTGCTAATTATTTAGTAAGTCTTTTTTGCTTAATTATAAGAGAAATCAAAGAAATATTCGCTCTTGTATTCTAAAATTTAAAATGCTATAATTAATTAAAGGAAATATATGTAATCTAATTCTACCAATAATTCTAGTTCATGGAAATTATTAAGAGCAGGGTGGTGAAAATTTTGGACCAAGATCTTCTTGAAGCGATGAGAAAGATTATTGTTACAGAAACTAAAAAGATTGTGCAGCAAGAGACCAGAAAAATTGTACAGGAAGAGACTAAGAAGATTGTGCAACAAGAGACCAGGAAGATTGTACAGTCAGAAACAGCAAAATTGAGTGCTCAGGTGAAAGAAAATACACAAATTCTCAGGTCTTTAGAGTCAAATAAAGATATTCAAAATGCTCGCATGGACAGAATGCAACATGATTTGGCCCAATTGACCGGCTGCTGCAAAAAAATTGAAGATTTGGAAGATAGATATATTCACCACAGCCATCGGATAGTTATAGATACAAGTGAGGCAGTTGAAAAAGATGCCAGTTAACCGAATTAATGAAGGCAGTTTCCAGTCTGGAGCTGTCTTTTTCTTATAGAAATCAGCTCCTCATTTCAATTTATTAGCTTCGCGAACGGTAGGTGAAACAAGAAAGGGTGATTAAATGAAAATTTATACTAAAAGTGGAGACAAAGGAAAAACCAGTCTTTTCGATAATACAAGGGTAGCCAAAGATTCACTTCGGGTCGAAAGCTATGGAACTATAGATGAGCTCAATTCTAGTCTGGGTTTTGCCAAAAATTTTGTTGAAGATGAAAAGGTGTATAATATTATTCGCTCTGTGCAGCGGCAGCTTTTTAATTTAGCTGGTGAGTTGGCAACTTCTGATGGAAAAAGTTTTCCTGAAAAAATAACAAAGGAAGATATAGAGCTTTTAGAAGAAAAAATAGATTATTTTTTATCGCAAATGAATAAAAAAGAAAAATCAATGTTTATTATTCCGGGAAGTTCAAAAGCCAGTGGAGCCTTACATCAGTCAAGGACTATTTGCAGGAGAGCAGAGCGCAGAATTACTACTCTGGCAGGAGATGTAGATATTAGTACTGATCTGCAAAAATATATTAATCGTCTTTCAGATTTAATTTATACTTTGGCCAGATACTCTGAATCTGAACTTGATTATGTGGAGTTTAAAAAATAATGAGCATTTTAGTTGATGGAGATGGGTGTCCGGTGATTTCAATTATTACTGAAATTGCAGCTGAAAAGAAGCTAAAATTAATAATTTATACAGATTTGAATCATCAGCATCAGCTTGATTACGGGACTTTAAAAGTAGTTGACCAGGGCTTTCAATCAGTTGATATGATTCTTTGTAATAATATTGAACCAGGAGATATTGTTATAACTTCAGATTATGGATTAGCTGCTCTGTCTTTAAGTAGAGGGGCTAAAGTTTTGGGCTTTTCAGGGAGGGAATTTACGGATCAAAATATAGAAAGATTATTAGCAAAAAGACATCGTCAATTTAAGGAAAGAAAACGCAGTGGCCGTCACACAAGTCACAAGAAAAGAACTGAGCATGATGACCAAAGATTTAAAAAAGAGCTTTTAAAACTTGTTAATAATAAATAAGAAGGTGAGTCAATGGATAAGCAGAAAAGAACAGTTTACGCTTGGGCTATGTATGACTGGGCCAATTCCGCTTTTGCCACAGTAATTTTGGCCACAGTACTACCTATTTTTTATAAAGATGTAGCAGGAATTGATCTTCCTGGAAATTTAGCTACTTCATATTGGGGCTATACTCAAACAATTGCTATGGTTATTATCGCTTTTGTTTCTCCAATTCTGGGAGCAGCTGCCGATTATTCAGACTCTAAAAAAATTTTTTTGAAATTCTTTGTTTTTCTGGGTGTTTCAGGTACAGCCCTTTTGTTTTTTGTTAATGAAGGTAACTATTTGCTGGCCTCATTCTTTTTCATTATTGCTAACATTGGATTTTCTGGAGGTAATGTGTTCTATGATGGTTTTTTAACTGAGATTAGTGATTCTAAATCCATAGATTATATCTCAAGTCTTGGTTATGCAGCCGGTTATTTAGGTGGTGGTTTACTTTTAGCAATTAACCTTTTGCTGATTTCTAAACCGAGCCTTTTTAATATCAGTTCAGTTACTTCAGCAATTCAGATTTCTTTTGTTACAGTTGCAGTCTGGTGGTTAATATTCTCTCTGCCAGCTTTTAAATTTCTACCAGAACCCAAAAAAAGACTTGAAAAAATACCTTTGAATAAATATGCTAAAATGGCCTTTGGCAGGCTTAAATCAACCTTTATTCACATCCGCAAATATAGAGAATTATGGAAATTTTTGCTCGCCTTTTGGCTTTATAATGATGGTATTGGAACAATTATTAGAATGGCAACAATTTATGGTCGGGAAGTAGGGATTGGACAGACTGATTTAATAGGTGCCCTACTTTTAACTCAATTTGTTGGCATTCCCTTTGCTTTGATTTTTGCTAAAATTGCTGGTAAAATTACTGCTAAAAAAGGAATTTATCTGGCTTTAATTATCTATACAGGAATTACTTTTTACGGTTATTTCTTAGATTCAGCTCTTGATTTTTGGATTTTAGCCGGCATTGTAGGAATGGTTCAGGGAGGTGCGCAAGCCTTAAGCCGCTCTTTATATGGTGTTATGGTGCCTGAATCCAAATCAGCAGAGTTCTTTGGATTTTTTGGTGTTTCTAGTAAATTTGCAGCAATTATCGGACCTACTGTTTTTGCATATACCGGTCAATTAACCGGCTCCAGCCGTTATGGTATTCTTGCTGTTGCTGCTTTCTTTATCTTAGGCATGTTCTTTTTGAGTCGGGTAGATGTAGAAAAGGGTAAATTAGAGGCAAAAAATCAATAGTTAATAGGGGGTAGTAATATGCCTGATTTTTGGACACATTTAATTGCTGGAGAAGAGATAGTTGCTGGAATTGAAGATAAGAAAATAAAATCACTGCTTGATCAAAATTATCAGTTATTTAATTATAGCTGTCAGGGAGCAGATTTCTTCTTTTATAATGATTTGTGGCCCTGGCAGAAAGCTAAAAGAGGCCCTAAAAAGGGTCAACAAGTTCATTCTCTTAGCGGCAAAAAATTATTTAATGAAATCCTAAAAAATTATAAAAAGGAAGGGCTTTATGCTCAATCGCAACTGCCTGATTCTTATTTTTGGCAGCATAATCTAATTTATCTGCTGGGATTTATTTCTCATTATGCTCTTGACCGAGAGTGTCATCCTTTTATTATTAAAAATGGAGGCAAAAATGAAAAACACAAATTGATTGAGGCGGGCATTGACATTTATATTATGGAGCAGAAGTGGAATAAAAGTCCGAAAGCAATTAATCCTCTGCCCTATTATCAGCTTCAGGAAGAACATTTTGAAACCCTTAATTATTTCTATCAATTAATTTTCAAAAGTATTTTTAAGGAAGAGCTGGAAGCCCAATTAATCCGTGATTCTTATTTAGATTTGAGGAAATATCACAAATTTTTTTCAACTAAAGATTCAAAAAAATATTATCTATTTAAATTGTTAAATTTAATTTTGCCTCAAAATTTAAGTCAGCATTGTTATGCTTTGAATGAAAAAGAAAATATTTGGCCCAAAAAAAAATATCGAAAATTTGAAAAGAGCTTTGATCAGGGAATAGAATCTGCCCAAAAACTAATTGAGCAGACTTTAGAATATTTTAAATCAGAGACATCACTAACTGAATTATTAACTTTATTCAGTCAAAAGAACTTTTTGGGAGAAGAGCAGCAGTGATTTTTTAAATTTAATTTTTTTCAAGGGGAAGATCACTTCGATTGCTCCAGCCAACCCAAGCTTCATCGTATAATTTAAGGTTTTCATAACCGAGTAGTTTTAGTGCAAAAAATGTATGAGCTGCTCTGACTCCCGTGTGAGAGATGAGTGCAACGACTTCTTTTTCTCTAGTTATACCGTTTGCCTCATAAATCTCAGCAATTTTTGCAGCAGACTTGAAACTATAATCATCATTTAAGACTTCTGTCCAATTAATATGAATAGCATTTGGAATTCGACCTTTGCGAGGAGCAGCAGAATTTGTTTCTTCACCCATAAATTCAGCTTCAGATCTTGTGTCTAAAATAACGAAATCTTTATTATTTAGATTTTCAGCTATAGTATCAGAATTTACTATCCAATTATTATTCACATCACTTACAATAAAGTTTCCCTTTTTATTTTTATGAGGGAGTATTTTTGTTTCATAGCCTTTATTTTTCCAGGCATCATAGCCGCCTTCTAAAATTTTTATATTTTGATGATCATAAACTTTGAAAACCCACCATAATCTTGCAGCCCAGAGGTTGCTGTTGTTATCATAAACAATAATTTGCGAATTTTTATTAATACCCTTTTCTTGTGCAGCAGCAGCAAATGCACCTGGTTTAGCAATTAATCCTTTAACCCAGCCGTCTGGATCAGTAAAATCGTCATCCCACATATTGACAGCGCGCGGCAAATGTCCTAGAAGATACTTTGTGCTGTTACGGACATCAAGTATTTTGAGATTTTCTTTTTCTTCTTCTATCATTTGATTTAATTCTTCTGCAGAAATTAAAAACTCACTGCTTTCAAAATTGCGTTCCTCGGCAGTAGCAAAAGATGTTATTAGAATAAGAGTAGATAAAATAATAGATAAAATTATAAAAAAATTAGTGAAGTTATTCATTTTCAGGCCTCCTTGAGCTGGTTCTTTTCTTATATATATTATTATATACCTTGAATAAAAAAAATTCATCCGTTTCAAGATTTTAATTAGAAAAAATATCAAAGGCAGGATTTTTATAATCTTTGTTGAAATTAATATAAGAGTAAATAGATAAAAATTGACTGTTAGGAGGACAAAATGAAAAAAGTAATATTAGACTGTGATAATTCAATGGGTTTAGAAAAAAAAGATGTAGATGATGGACTTGCCTTTTTATTTCTATTAGGTCGAGAAGATATTGATTTAATGGCTGTTACCAGTGTTTTTGGTAATAGTAATTTAGAAGATACTTTCAATACTACTGAGAAAATGTTGAATGATTTTAAATTAAAAGATAAAATAAAGCATTTAAAAGGTGCTGCCAAAGCAGGTGACTATAAGACTGAAGCTGCTGATTATTTGGTCAAAGCTGCATCAGAAAATAAAAATGAAATAACTCTAATTGCTATAGGACCTCTTACTAATTTGTATGCTGCCTGGGAAATAGATAATGACTTTTTCAAAAATTTAAAGGAAATAATTATTATGGGTGGGATTACAGAGCCCTTACAAATTGGAAATAAAACTATTGATGAGCTCAATTTAAGCTCTGATCCAAAAGCAGCAGAAAAGGTCTTAAAAGCTGAAGTTCCTGTTGCCTTAATGTCTAGTAATCTCTGTCTTGCTGCCCGATTTGGTGAAAAATCATGGCGTCGAGTTAATAGATCTAAGAATAAAGCTGTAAGAGCCTATATTAAACACAAGATTAACCATTGGTATCAATATTCTTCAGAAATGATCGGTTTAACTGGTTTTTATATGTGGGATGTTGTAGCTGTGGTTTACATGATTGCTCCCGAAATCTTTCCATATAATAAAAGAAAATTTGTTTCAAGTGTTGAAGATTTAAAAAATGGGATGATTAAAACAGAAAAGGCAGAGGGAATGCTCCAAGATGAAGCAGTAATCAATTTACCTTCTACTATCCTTGATACAAAAAGGTTTAAAGACCTGGTCTTTTCAGCTTGGGATAAAATCGAAATTGAAACGGAAAGTTATAAAGATGCTGAATAAAGACGAGCTTCAGGATTTATTTTTTATTCAACATGATTTAACAGATAAGCTTTTAAGTGATGCTGGTCTTAGAACTTTTGCTTCTATTTTAACTAAAAATCTAGGGGCAGATGTATATATATATGATCGATTTCGGGACGATTTAATATATGCTGACAGGAAAATAAAAAGAGATAGTCAATTTAATAACTATATAAAAGAGAGAAAGTTAAAGCGTAAGGATACTGCCTTTAAATGTTGTATGGTAGAAATTTTTGAATATCATTATCAATGGCAGGGAGAAATATATACGGAACTTCAGCTGGATTTGGGAAGAGATGAAATTGTTGCTGTTTTAGCGATTAGTAACTATGAGGAAATGAGCGAATATGAATTTAGAATTTTGATTATTGTTGCTCAATCTCTTGCCTTAAAAATTCATCAAAATAAACTTGTATCTGAGATGGCTCAAAAATGCAGCAGTGAATTAATTGAAGATATTATTAACAATAGAATTGAAGACAAGTCTGAAATTATTCAGCGAGGACAACTTGCTAATTGGAATTTGAACTTAAACTACCAGCTTTACTTAATTTCGGTTAAAGCTGAAAAAAATATTTCTGATCAAGATGCATATTATTTTTATGAAATTAAAGAAAGGATAATGAAAAAACTTCACGGTGTTTTACAAAACAAAATTTCTCGGGAATATATTTTATTTTCCTATGATAAAAATATAGTGCTGCTGATTAATTATGATAAAGAGACTGAAATTAATAAAGATGATATTAAGATAATTAAAGATGAACTTACAGAAAAAATTGATAAATTCTATTTTAATATTGGTTCAGGTATATATATTAAAGAGGTTACTGAAATTGCTGAAAGCTATCAGCAGGCTTCTTATGTACTTGATTTTCTTGAGGCAACGGAAAGAAAAAATGTAATTTATTATTATAAACAATTAGGGATAATGAGGCTGCTTTGGAAAATAAACCAAGAAGAGTTAAAAGAATTTACCACAGAATATTTAACAAAGCTAATAAAATATGACAAAGGCAACAGTACAGAATGGCTTGATACACTTGGAGTCTATCTAGAAGAGGGTGGAAGCATACAGCAGGCTGCTAAAAGATTGTTTATTCATCCAAATACAATGAGCTACCGTGTCAAAAGAATTAAAGAAATTTTAGAAATTGACCTTCAGGATCAAGAAGTACAACTCAACTTACTGGCTGCATATAAAATTTGTAAATATATTTTAGAAGATGATCTTGATATTTAAATATCAAGATTTTCTTCAAAAGACTTTGTTCAAAGATTAACAAAACTGGAGGTTTTAAAATGATTATTAATATAGATTGTATAGGCGACCCTTGTCCAATTCCATTAATTAAAGCTGAAAAAAAATTATTAAAACTTGGAGTTAGCGATCAAATTTGTTTAGAGACTGATCATAATTGTGCTTTAAATATTGTTCCCGAGTGGGCTAGAAATAAAGGGTTTAAAGTAGAAATTGAAGAGACTCCATATTTAGAGTGGAAGATATATATTAAAAGAGAACAAAAAAAAGAAGTCAATGAAGAAGTTGTGCTTAAATAGCTTAAAGATTTATCTATGGTATTTATTTAACATGTTAATAAAGTATTTATTTAACAAAACAGACCATAATAAACCATTCTAAGCTTTTCTTTGTTTTTGACAACGAAAATATAGATTTTTTTTATATTTCACCACCAATGACAATGTGATATATTTAACTATATAATAGTATTGTGAAAAATAAAACACTACTAAATTATTGGAGGGAATAATATTGTTAAAAAGCAAAAGAGAAAGTTTATTAGTTTTATCACTTGTTTTAGTTATGGTTATTAGTTTTTCCTTGATGGCGGCAGCAGAATTTGTGCCAATCGAAGATCGTGGTTATGCAAATCCTGATGTTTTAATTAGTGCAGCTGAATTGGAAGAAATTATGGACAGAGATGATGTTAAGATAGTTGATTTCCGTAATCTGGCTATGTATATGACTGGACATATTCCTGGATCTACCAATGTTTGGCGTTCTGATCAATCAGATGAAAATGCTGAATTTGCAGGTATGAGAGCAAATGCAGAGCAGATGGCTGCTATGTTAAGCGAAAAAGGTATTGCTGAAGATGACCTAGTTGTTATTTACGATGCAAAAGGTGATTATGATGCATCAAGAATGTGGTGGATCTTAAAAATGTACGGTCATGATAAAGTGAGATTACTTGATGGTGGATTAGAAAGATGGAAAGCTTTAGACAAAAAGACAAGTGTTTTTCCAAGTAGTTATGAGGAAACAAACTATACTTTTGATGAGTCTGAATTTGACTTTTCAATGTTAGCTACAATGGAAGATGTTGAAGCAGCTATTGATAATGATAATGCTTTAATTTTAGATACTAGATCTGAAGGCGAACATACTGGAGCTGACCTTAAGAGTGGTGCAGAAAGAAAAGGATGTATTCCAAAAAGTGTTTGGATCGAATGGACTGAAGCCTTAAATGATGATCTAACATTTAAGTCTGCTGCAGATTTAGAGGAAGTATATGGCGAAGCAATTGAAGGTAAAGAATTAATTATTCCATATTGTCAGTCAGCAGTTAGATCTTCACATACTACATTTGTTTTAACCCAGTTATTAGGTGTAGATGCAGAAGTTAAAAATTATGATGGTTCCTGGATTGAATGGAGTGCTACCGAAGAATTACCAGTAGAAAATGGTGAATAATAAATATAAATTAAATAATTAAGATTTTATTTAGGCGAGAGGATATCCTCTCGCCTTTGTTGATTAAACACTAAATTTTCTATAAAAATTGTTAATTTTTAATAATGAAAAACGTAGCAGCTGAAGATATAATTTAATTGTGAAAAATAAAACAATTTTAAAAAGGGGGATTTATTTTGCGTAAAATGAAAAATTATTTAGTTGTGCTTGGTCTTGTTTTTTTAATTGCAGTTGGATTTAGTTTTATGGTGGGGGCCGAATATGTAAAGATTGAAGATAGAGGTTATGCAAATCCTGAAGCTTTGATTAGTGCTGAGGAGTTAGCAGAAATAATTGACAGAGATGATGTTGTAGTTGTTGATAACAGGGGTAAAATTGGTTATGCTGCTGGTCATATTCCTGGTGCAATTAAAATTGAAAAATCAGAAATGAAAGCTAGTGGAGGCATGAGACTTTCTAAAGAAAATTTTGAAAAATTATTTTCTGAAAAAGGTATAAAAAATGGAGATACAATTGTTGTTTATGATGATCATGGAGATTTGTATTCAGCCTGGTTATGGTGGTCAGCAAAGATTTATGGACATGAAGATGTAAGAATGTTAGATGGTGGTATTGACCGCTGGAATGCACTGAATTATGAGACAAAAATGTTTCCAGACAGTTTAGCTGAAAGTAATTATAAAGCTGAGGCTCTTGATGAAAGTTTATTAGCACATAAAGAGGATGTTTTGGCAGCAATTGAAGAGGATAATATAATAATTCAGGATACTAGAGCAGAAGCAGAACATAATGGAGAAAAACTATTATCTGGTGCAGGACGTAAAGGTAGAATTCCAAGTTCTATTTGGTTAGAATGGGATGAGTCACTAAACGAAGATCATACATTTATGACTGCTGAGGAACTTCAGGATCTTTATACTGCCAGAGGAATTATTGATGATAAAGAGATCATTACTTACTGTCAGTCAGCTGTAAGATCATCACATGCATTATTTACTTTAACTCAGTTACTTGGTTATGATGATGTTGAAAACTATGATGGTTCTTGGGTTGAATGGAGTAATGATGAGTCTTTACCAGTAAAATAACTAGATTTTAAAATTAAATTATTTTGATTAAAGAGAGGGGGATTCCCTCTCTTTTTTTATTGCTTTAAAAAAAAGATTATTTTATGATTTAGCAAAATTATGCTATAATAGAAACAAGTTTTATTTATTTGAAAGGCGGAAAATTTAATTATGGAATTTCAACTTTCAGTTATTATTCCCACATTAAATGAGGAAAAGAATATTGCTGATATAATTGATTTTATAAATCAAGAGAAAATAAAAGTAGAAATTATTATTTCAGATGCTGATAGCACTGATAAAACTAAACAAATTGCGGCTGCAAAAGGAGCAAAAATAGTTAATTCTAAAAATGCAAGTCGTGGTAAACAGCTTAATAAAGGTGCTAAGATTGCAAATGCGCCAATTTTATTGTTTTTACATGCGGATTCTACTTTAGATAAAGGCTCGTTATCTCTATTAGTTAATAAAATGCAAAATCAAATAGATAAAATAGGAGGCTGTTTCACTTTGGAAATTAAGTCCGAGCATCCTCTTTTAAAATTTATAAGTGGGTCTTCTAATCTGCGATCAAAATACTTTAAATTGATTTTTGGTGATCAGGGAATTTTTATAAGAAAAGGAATTTTTAATGAGTTGGGTGGCTTTCC encodes the following:
- a CDS encoding amino acid ABC transporter permease, coding for MLDIFMEYYPLFLRGLGVTVFVTIISCFSGTILGTLLALGKIYGNKYISALTRIFISIIRGTPLLVQLFIIYYGLPSYGVRLTPITAAIISFIINSGAYQAEYLRGSIQSISGSQLKAAQSIGMTKWQGIRHIVLPQALRRVIPSWTNEFIYMIKYSSLAYVIGAKELMTEGKLIASRNYQFFNVYFVVALIYLIVIIIFVYLFNRLEKKVTIP
- a CDS encoding amino acid ABC transporter ATP-binding protein; amino-acid sequence: MPTKHLLKIEDLHHSFGEEEVLKGISFSLDKGETKVIVGPSGTGKSTILNNIIRLVPPKKGKIYLEETEITAAKKINKIRQQIGFVFQDFGLFNHLTAKGNIMIGLTKVKKMNKKEAEELALFELDRVGLKQYADSYPSQLSGGQKQRVGIARALAMQPKLILFDEPTSSLDPELTGEVLKVMRNLAEEGMTMLVVTHEMGFARSVADELIFMEAGNIVEQGDPEKLFTEPEHQRTREFLFQLTDLYGEGEN
- a CDS encoding YaiI/YqxD family protein, translated to MSILVDGDGCPVISIITEIAAEKKLKLIIYTDLNHQHQLDYGTLKVVDQGFQSVDMILCNNIEPGDIVITSDYGLAALSLSRGAKVLGFSGREFTDQNIERLLAKRHRQFKERKRSGRHTSHKKRTEHDDQRFKKELLKLVNNK
- a CDS encoding cob(I)yrinic acid a,c-diamide adenosyltransferase, encoding MKIYTKSGDKGKTSLFDNTRVAKDSLRVESYGTIDELNSSLGFAKNFVEDEKVYNIIRSVQRQLFNLAGELATSDGKSFPEKITKEDIELLEEKIDYFLSQMNKKEKSMFIIPGSSKASGALHQSRTICRRAERRITTLAGDVDISTDLQKYINRLSDLIYTLARYSESELDYVEFKK
- a CDS encoding amino acid ABC transporter permease, whose product is MDKLELIQEALPYLLEGTWITVQLSFWSLLIGIVVGLPIAFAQVYGNKILKGFVAVYERLARSIPLLVMLLLLNYGLPMLGLRIPVFRAAVLGIGLRSAAYQSQIYRGAIQSVGGSQMKAALSLGMSKMKAFFHIIAPQAIRIAIPPVANESAIVLKDTSLAFTIGVVELLRQGEYFIATSNEPMVIYLTIAAIYFILTTIVNGGLSLFEKKYQIPGIGIEGGHSDAY
- a CDS encoding basic amino acid ABC transporter substrate-binding protein, which translates into the protein MKKSLVLILVLLAVVTLSTGVMAQRYVVGTNASFPPFEYVEDGEIVGFDIDLVKEIAELQGFEVEFRDISFDSLIPGLASGSLDIVAAGMTITEARKEVVAFSDPYYSANQSVLVHQDSEEDLTVLFGDNDIGVQTGTTGDTWVREKLMERDILTGDIRNYDSYVFVIRDLANENIDAAVLDKPVAETYSKNNPVKVVAELITGEEYGIAVSKNNSELQKEINEGLAKVIENGTMDELIEKYF
- a CDS encoding MFS transporter, with protein sequence MDKQKRTVYAWAMYDWANSAFATVILATVLPIFYKDVAGIDLPGNLATSYWGYTQTIAMVIIAFVSPILGAAADYSDSKKIFLKFFVFLGVSGTALLFFVNEGNYLLASFFFIIANIGFSGGNVFYDGFLTEISDSKSIDYISSLGYAAGYLGGGLLLAINLLLISKPSLFNISSVTSAIQISFVTVAVWWLIFSLPAFKFLPEPKKRLEKIPLNKYAKMAFGRLKSTFIHIRKYRELWKFLLAFWLYNDGIGTIIRMATIYGREVGIGQTDLIGALLLTQFVGIPFALIFAKIAGKITAKKGIYLALIIYTGITFYGYFLDSALDFWILAGIVGMVQGGAQALSRSLYGVMVPESKSAEFFGFFGVSSKFAAIIGPTVFAYTGQLTGSSRYGILAVAAFFILGMFFLSRVDVEKGKLEAKNQ